The Corythoichthys intestinalis isolate RoL2023-P3 chromosome 19, ASM3026506v1, whole genome shotgun sequence nucleotide sequence agaccaaagagctgtcgaagaacaccagagacaaaattgtagacctgcactaggctgggaacactgaatatgcaataggtaaaacgcttggtataaagaaatcaactgtgggagcaattactagaaaatggaagacttaaatgaccactgataatctccctcgatctggggctccatgcaagatctcaccccgtggcgtcaaaatgataacaagaacagtgagcaaaaatcccagaactacacagggtgacctagtgaatgacctacagagagctgggaccacagtaacaaaggctactatcagtaacacaatgcgccaccaggcacttaaatcctgcactgccagacgtgtcccctgctgaagccagtacacgtccaggcccgtccgcggtttgctagagagcatttggatattccagaagaggactgatagaatgtgttatggtcagatgaaaacaaaatagaactttttgatagaaacacaggttttcgtgtttggaggagaaagaatactgaattgcatctgaagaacaccatacccaccttgaagcatgggggtggaaacatcatgctttggggctgcttttctgcaaagtgaccaggacgactgatccgtgtaaaggaaagaacgaatggggccatgtatcgagagattttgagtgaaaatctccttccatcagcaagggcattgaagatgagacatggctgggtctttcagtatgacgatgatcccaaacacacagccagggcaacaaaggagtggcttcgtaagaagcatttcaaggtcctggagtggcctcgccagtctccagatctcaaccccatagaaaatctgtggagggagttgaaagtccgtgttgcccaacgacagccacaaaacatcactgctctagaggagatcagcATGgacaaatgggccaaaataccaactacagtgtgtgaaaatcttgtgaagagtcacagaaaacgtttggtctccgttattgccaacaaagggtacgtaacaaagtattgagatgaacttttggtattgaccaaatacttattttccaccatgatttgcaaataaattctttaataatcaaacaatgtgattttctggattttttcccccacattgtctctcatggttgaggtttacccatgttgacaattacaggcctctctaatattttcaagtgggagaatttgcaccattagtggttgactaaatacttatttgccctgtaCTGTTGCCACTGTACATCCTGGACCGGCCACCAGTTGGTCGCAGGCCACATAGACAGCAATGTAGCCTAGCATCAGTCTTCATTTaacctgatatgcatgtgtttgCAAAGTGGGAGTAAATAATAGTGCCCAGAGAAACCCCGGACTGCAAAAGGAGAACATGGATAATCCATCCAAGTAGGTCAGAAGACTTGCTAAATTTGGAACAGCAAAATGAATGTATAATCTCATGAGATTCTGTTTTTGGAAAACCTGATCTTGTTTAGGATGGTGTCTCGGGTGTCTTTTTAGCACCATAGAGAGCAATTTGCAAAAAATAAAGGTTTATTTTGTACAACAAAGGGGGGAAAATCTTCTCGTGTAATACTTTGGTCGTGCACAGGTTCCGTGACGCAATCCGAGCCAGCGAGCCAGAAGTTCATGAGGTATCGGGCCTCTTCCGGTCCATCCTCGTGGAGACTGTGGAGCAACTGAAGGAAGAGGAAGAGACCCAGCGGCTCGCCCGCCAGTGGAGCAACAAACGTGCCAAGAGCATGTCCCTGGTGAACTTCAGATCCCGCATTAAGATCAATCCTTTCGGGAGCTCGGTTGGTCTGGTGTCAACTGATGGCGCGCGCCTGAGCGACCTGAAGACGGTGTCGGAAGATGTGGAAAGAGGGACAGACAGAGAGGAGAGGGTGTGGAGCATGCCAGACTTCAGATACAAAGGAACTAGTAGTGGGAAACTTGTGTGATGATATTATCAGACTGGGAGTTGCTAAGCTAAAATATACAAGACTTGATATTCATGTGACTTGACTTTACCTAGTATTAAATGACACAAATTTGGTGTGCTTACTTAGGAAAAAgttgattttgaatatttggaACCAAAAAACTAACTCAAATTTTAATTAGCAAGATTGTTTTACGTATATGACTCGCTTGAAATTTAGTGGGCAGTTGACTTGCCTGATTTTTGCTACAGAAACATGAGACTTGCTTGAAACTTCATCATTAGGACAAGTTTTACTCCAATTTTGTATTAAGTGTTATCAGtaactaccataatttttggtctataagccgccacccacaaaatttgacaggaaaacagcatttgttcatagataagccgcactggactataaactgcagctgtcctgACTGTATTAtaagggtgtgccatcttaggcaccccacgattcgattcgattacgattcagggtgctacgattcgatttttgAACGGTTATCGCGATTATCATGTTTATTCATGTATCATactgattaataaagtagccaaacaaatttatgtccattgtttatttaaaatatccttatgattcaacaggaacgatggaaacatgcccatacaacaaaaagctgcccttaaagcagatatgtgaagtaaggttggccaaccatgtttttgaatatcaatggctagacaattataagcatattttcgttattttttttaacgcaacccttccagattcttcgtttaacccatagcaacgcccttgacaacaaaaatgcttttcttcggcaatcttcggaaatcttcggaaattacgtcacactgagaagtgtgagggaagtccgccatagaacagtattgtttgttgcattgcttctctgtaagatgccacggcggtgtgtggcgatgttttgttctcactcaaacgaaaagttgtatgagtggccaaaggacagCAAGgctcgtaaatggacatctttcgttcgcacgaagcgaatgaatttcacgccatcatcgagtagtgttctctgctacaaacacttcgaagatgcctgcttccttaaccattctgcttatgatcaaggatttgccaaaaagtaagtgtgatttttggatagatgactgatgactttgtcaaagcagagctgccaactgttgtggaatgaacagtaaaagctagcgacgttagccaaaagctaactcgtggcaatccccgatcatagttgttgttgcgttcgctaggttaagggtgtttaaagagcatatgacaccagaaaaaaagtcttaaatggcattattatgtgaattagaatcatattttgagacgattcgactatatacaacaatttagcaaagcgcagatgacgagaaattagtcttttaatctgccggttagccacgcctaccattatagggctttagcgtccccaacaggtggatgacgtcagcggtagactaggctcatcggttttactattcagcccattgagggggaattgttcagaacgaggaaaacgcgacgaagagagctgcaaaatgtcattgtttcagtctctctactcccaatatttttacaggatattctttttatccaagtatttttccccaatagctatataaatggcttgagaaggaccagtcagcccgtcgagggggaactattcacaatgaggaaaacgcgacgaagagagcggcaaaatgtcattgtttctgtctcttttcttcaatatttttacaggatattctttttacccaagtacttcccccaattgctaaataaatggcatggtcatgacaaataacaatcttgtgctaaatggaatataaaataataaaaatccatttattcaagacgaaatggcaaaattactccataatggtcaaaacagttgacttcacctttactgtcacacctcccgaacgatattttatgacacctaaatcggacatatgtaatttcccttccccggcttcggagaatgtaaacagaccagaaggagtgacagctagccgacatgctaacccgaaccgagggatgtttcaaagtcttcgaagtggaaaatcacacataactagcctggattatttgacatgacgacccggttgtcgagtttctttgcggatcggcaaaccgcccggcggagagcaatttacagttcgttccctggaggagggtggctggagttgttgtgtagctaacgtgctaacagctaactgctaatgagcatgaggatagctttttacatgcctatcaatgatcaaacgtaagtagtcctttatttaaaggaattttatagtgtttactttgtaatcactgtattcgtatttgacataatacaaaacaagatgtttactcacttccttgtaagtccaatggtcccacagtaaatatccacggtgaatgggaaccttttgaaactccaaaaaggcgcatacgcctctcccgcatacagaatgatttttctgcagccgtttggctggcgtgatgcaaaaaataaaagtattaatccgcaaaatcagctgaatccttcgtcctcatacacaacagtacactgtatagtgaagagaacgtcttctaccgtgcacgtcacagcgccctcctcctcaatgcaagaccgaagccggaagtcactcattttcatggcgcgggattcaaaaaactaaataaatatagcgatcgcttccacacacatccaagcggtccatatcattcaggggcataaaataccgcgtgtattatgaaataaacatgctttttcgtgtcacaggcactttaaattgtgcttcatctacgatcttgtccgaaagggttaatccactgtcaatcgggaaaggggtgtggatgtgcatataagcgggtcggcgtcgcggtaattcacgggtaCGTTGccataagagacacacaccgctggTGAGGTTGTgcgcatttatttgtatttgtattatgtatttccaccttcatgcttcaagcattgcattgcatttgtacagttcggcgtttctttcacggtgatcgcttgatagccttctagtttgtgttttacgagagccactgacaggtgacaacaagcgtgttggttttaatgtcttgcagcgaatcagcgagcgcgcaggtcacacagtgaatcatgggaaatgtagtctcgggacaacactgaagtggtgctttgtaatctgttcgcttgtgtgaaaaaactacatttcctcacaccattagacgccacttcctgccgagagccccaagctgtgttcgactgctccatgtgttaataaagaaacaaagttgtcaacacgtcgtgtgttcgatacctttgtcaacaaaaagctcataacaagacactatgcatgatccgtttaagagacgctgggactggagagctgtgagtagtaggaggcgagaggaagatgagcgagaagcaaaacttcgtggtcaaatgtggcggcagtctgctattattttgttttcatattgttgccacaataaagtggagaaagctatcaacaactcatctccttctttccccccaacgtttttatattattgttttatatgcacgagagctgccggatctgccgaaatgaacatgaagtctgattttttttttttttaaacaatgtcatcagatagacaaaatcaTAAAatgatgtgcaaatgcctgcattttcaaataatgaaaataataacagcctatattttaccaatcttgtaaactcgatgggtcttgtctccattccgcgtcaggtagtctaggcaaattgtttgcatcctgattagcatctggctaatacaagttaggtccaacatgaaattccaacctcctcttcttcctccaactcttcaaaaactttgatctcctcccttgcgctcgatctatcgcttatatcgctgtttgaatcattgtttgaagggctttgtatggcggccataTGTATGGagtgctgccatcgctgttctcggtgtgacgtaccacttccgggttcgtcccctttcaggctcgaacttcggaaacgcgattattttgtcaaatatacaaaatatacattattttttcatgctttatttgttggacaatgtttaattactttaattgtgaccctatttggcatgttatgaaattacatcacatttctgctttaagctgcttttttaaaatttattttttacaagaaagtgcaaaaacattaaccatttcaaaggagtacttatttctctcaacaatacaataaaatttacaccggtggaatgaattccacattttctggacacaaagttcccttgtgtaactcttggagtgacaggtggaaatcacaactgctcttgATTATTTTTAACTTGTGGCGTTTATTGCCAAGCACATAAAAAATTCCGGTAGCCTCCGCCGGGTCGCGCTTCTGGTctcgcctgtctcatacacaaattttttccccagtcttttaaaaaggagtaaatctctctcccagtaaccaggagcatccatcataacgttgtgcgtgcgtccaacgtgtcttgaattttgtctgctacgagcggctgtcataaagttatgagggaaaatcatcgtttttgaacctttatgaatcgtaatagaatcgtcacgtgtcgaatcgcgatgcatgtaatactcgattttttggaactcctctactgTATTACGGGATATTTaccccaaaagatattaaccggtaacacattatttgacagtggaatCATActgtaagaccaaatgaaccaccatgaagctttgaaccaattggctgcaaagcttcattgctccaAAAAGCTTCAattggccatcattgctcccttgggggagacaagctctgctgtcacctgctgtcaacactgttgccgtccaacatgcctcctagcatgcattgcagcgctacagatgaaaataacaatcaaaattcatgttctgtgctaattatttcttcagttactgttccagttgtttcattgattgctagttatggtatttggcaacactttatttgacagtggcgccataagactgtcaaagagacaatcataattatgacatgacttaCAATAGATGCCTTTTAGTGtcttccggcaaattatctcactttggaaTGGACTAAAAGATCTGAACTGGACATATAGAGAGTTAGACATAATTTGCAtatgcattcagtaatgcccatgcttgtgtcataattatgacggtcttatgacagtcttatgacgccgctgtcaaataaagtgtaaatctattagcccaaataaatcaacaaataacccACAATGGACTATGAACCGAAtagttcaaaatgaggggaaaagtagcgCGAAAATTATGTGAATCTGCAGTGTGATCACTCTGCACAGTGATATCCAGGAATAATGTCCATCAGCTTGTTCTGCAGACAGACCTCTCAACTGGTGGTTATCCACATGATGTAGTCTATATTTATTCGGACATGTATGCATGAAATATTGTGTTATTTAGGTGATTATGGCAGTCGTCCACTATTTCgtggttattttatttatttatttttgtgtgtgcattGCTTCTGTCAATTGCCCCACAACGTCAAAGAAATGTGTGGTTTGTAGTCATATTTTTCATACAGTATACTTACTATACCCTAACTGGTAAGGAAGAAAAGGTACAGTTGCCGCTGCTCTTTTTGGCAGAACATTACAATGAGCACATTCAAGCAAAAGCTATTCATTGATGTCAAATGCCAACCTTCCAAAGCACAACTCTTAAAGGCAACTTGTATGCTAGCCTaacggaaaaaaataataaactttaaaaaaaaaaaaatcaacattcttTTATTGTCTGTATTGTTAATCCTGACAAAGGCTGTGGGATTCTCGAGTCTGCTCCTACCAAATCAAAATATTACATGAAAACAAGCAACATTTTCAATACTGTATAGAAATTAGTCATGCAGGAATTGGACTAGTGAATGCATTTAGTATTGGAGTTTCACTTTTCAAGTTGAAAtggagccatagacttcattacctaggttatgaagtctatgctagaGCAACTGTTCTATAACGTTCAAGTTTATTAAAAC carries:
- the rd3 gene encoding protein RD3 codes for the protein MASWFGWSEPHQRIPRRDPADVVTDTLMVELSWQMKEAERLQRERESEYRRLKTGVDYSWLASVPRSSYSISTGERLGLEDLCAKVPPSCCGLVILKFRDAIRASEPEVHEVSGLFRSILVETVEQLKEEEETQRLARQWSNKRAKSMSLVNFRSRIKINPFGSSVGLVSTDGARLSDLKTVSEDVERGTDREERVWSMPDFRYKGTSSGKLV